Proteins from one Procambarus clarkii isolate CNS0578487 chromosome 8, FALCON_Pclarkii_2.0, whole genome shotgun sequence genomic window:
- the LOC123753346 gene encoding uncharacterized protein — MSPALPPLMRSPGHLLPLMRSPGHLLPLMGSPGHLLPLMQSPEHLLPLMQSPGHLLPLMQSPGHLLLLMQSPGHLLPLMRLPGHLLPLMESPGHLLPLMRSPEYLLPLMRSPGHLLPLMRSPGHLLPLMRSPGHLLPLMRSPGHLLPLMRSPGHLLPLMQSPEHLLPLMRLPGHLLPLMESPGHLLPLMRSPGYLLPLMRSPGHLLPLMRSPGHLLPLMRSPEHLLPLMRLPEHLLPLMRLPGHLLPLMRSPGHLLPLMQSPEHLLPLMRSPGHLLPLMRSPGHLLPLMGSPGHLLPLMRSPGHLLPLMESPGHLLPLQIPHRHQPH; from the coding sequence ATGTCACCGGCTCTCCCGCCCCTCATGCGGTCTCCCGGGCACCTTCTGCCCCTCATGCGGTCGCCCGGGCACCTTCTGCCCCTCATGGGGTCGCCCGGGCACCTTCTGCCCCTCATGCAGTCGCCCGAGCACCTTCTGCCCCTCATGCAGTCGCCCGGGCACCTTCTGCCCCTCATGCAGTCGCCCGGGCACCTTCTGCTCCTCATGCAGTCGCCCGGGCACCTTCTGCCCCTCATGCGGTTGCCCGGGCACCTTCTGCCCCTCATGGAGTCGCCCGGGCACCTTCTGCCCCTCATGCGGTCGCCCGAGTACCTTCTGCCCCTCATGCGGTCGCCCGGGCACCTTCTGCCCCTCATGCGGTCGCCCGGGCACCTTCTGCCCCTCATGCGGTCGCCCGGGCACCTTCTGCCCCTCATGCGGTCGCCCGGGCACCTTCTGCCCCTCATGCGGTCGCCCGGGCACCTTCTGCCCCTCATGCAGTCACCCGAGCACCTTCTGCCCCTCATGCGGTTGCCCGGGCACCTTCTGCCCCTCATGGAGTCGCCCGGGCACCTTCTGCCCCTCATGCGGTCGCCCGGGTACCTTCTGCCCCTCATGCGGTCGCCCGGGCACCTTCTGCCCCTCATGCGGTCGCCCGGGCACCTTCTGCCCCTCATGCGGTCGCCCGAGCACCTTCTGCCCCTCATGCGGTTGCCCGAGCACCTTCTGCCCCTCATGCGGTTGCCCGGGCACCTTCTGCCCCTCATGCGGTCGCCCGGGCACCTTCTGCCCCTCATGCAGTCGCCCGAGCACCTTCTGCCCCTCATGCGGTCGCCCGGGCACCTTCTGCCCCTCATGCGGTCGCCCGGGCACCTTCTGCCCCTCATGGGGTCGCCCGGGCACCTTCTGCCCCTCATGCGGTCACCCGGGCACCTTCTGCCCCTCATGGAGTCGCCCGGGCACCTTCTGCCCCTCCAGATCCCGCACCGGCACCAACCACACTGA